One Arachis hypogaea cultivar Tifrunner chromosome 18, arahy.Tifrunner.gnm2.J5K5, whole genome shotgun sequence genomic window, CAAGCGCGCTGGCTGCAGAGGACGAAGAGTACGTGAAGGAGACAGAGGAAGTGATAAACAAGGTGAGGACAACAATAACAATGGACAAGAATGACCCTAACGTGGCAGCAGCAGTTGCAGAACTGAGGGACACTTCAAACTCATGGGTTGCAAAATACAGAAGAGAGAAAGCGCTTCTTGGAAGAGCTTCCTTCAGGGATATGTACTCTGCTCTCAATGCCGTTTCCGGTCACTACATCAGTTTCGGACCCACTGCCCCCATTCCCGCCAAGCGTCGGGCCAGGATCTTGGAGGAAGTTGACACTGCTGAGAAGGCACTTAAGAGAGGAAGATGAACAGTAacacttttttcctttttcttttcttgactacctttttttgtattattattattattattattattattattattattattattgctctaTTCAAATCTCTAATTACAGTAAGAGCTTCAGAGAAACAAAAATATGTGAGTTCTGACCACTGTCTTCATATTGGTTATTTtgcataatttaattatatatgttatacAAGAAACTTAGGAAAGTAAATAAATGAAGGTCTGCAAGTTTGCATGGGATGTTATACATTTAGTgagttaattaaattaatttatcaatgTTATTGCTCGCATCTCGTATTGATTAACACAAGATGTGAGACTTAAAGAAGATCCAAACGTAGTCTTAAGTTAGTTAGAAGCTTGCTGACTTGGCAGCtttctgtttttctgttattacgGTTAGTAGTTAGGAATTAGCACCCCTAGCCTACTCTATATATtagatttatttatcattctattCCTTTGAGATTCACCGTTCTGCAATCTATACGGTGAACATCAGATTCTCTTCTTGCTTCTTCTAAATTCTTGACTTGCTGGACAcgatttcacacaagaatgataAACTTAcctatgatttttaattttcctttttaatgTATATGTAAAAAAAGCTTATCTATAATGAAATAGTGATGCCGCTTTTGATTCAAAACTAATGCGGATATAAGAATGTGCATAAGAATGAGGTATCACTTCAGTAGTATTATATTCTCTGACAAATAAAACATATTGCCCGTATTTTACATCTTTAATTTCCGCTTGATTAGCTAGTCATATTAATTAAACTCGGCAATTCAAACAATGTTCAGGTACAACATTGCAATACAAAGCTTGCTTCTCTTTTATTAGGCCTTTTTTTGTCTTTTGGATTCGTTTATTATACATTACTAAAATAATTGAGTTAGGGCTAGTTTGGATACACAATTTAATTAAGATCTTTATTAAAAGAAGCTTAACTTAtaagaatttatattaaaaataatttataaataaattattttatatttaattttttttaataacagaagtacttatttaaaatttcaatGATAGAtaacttttagaaaaaaaaagaaattatttttttaaatttttttataagtacTTTGAATAACTTTTCGAGAAGCcacacattaattttaaaaattatatcaaatactAATACTACAattttttcataatttcaaagttgaaaaaaaataacttctgaatttttttaaataggtCCTAAGTCTAATTCAATTCTAAAAGTGACTCAAAAAATAAGAAATGTCTTATGTTTAAAAGACActttaaaaagtatatataatattaatttcctattatttatttatttatttatcatacaACTCACATACTCTTAACACATTCTGTTCTTGTTGAGATTGGACGGTGTATAACTCGTCCGCCGGTGAATACTTGTAAACTCTCCGTCAAGATGAGGTATACGTTGGCAATGAGAGAACAAtggggtgggtacctgcaaaagacactccgacgctcaagtcagtaagtgtttaagaggtataagaataattctatgaatacagaatgtaagacatgaaatagaAGTTATCATGATATAGAACTTATCATGTTGCTCCTGAGATTAGATATAGAAGGTTCCTTTTATAGGCATAGAATTGATGAATGATATtcatgttatgaccgtttggtcattaaaattgaaatgatgGTCATTAAGTTGGTAATGAAGGTGTCGGTTACAAGAAAAGAATAAATGATAATTAACGCTGAattataactcataatgcacaataaagaccgagttataaggtgacggatcacATTCTATTTAAGAGTTCTTAATCTATTGTATCTATTGAGATTCCGAAGATATGGTTTATGACACTTACATATTTGCCACCAATATGAGAGTctcaccattttttttttttttggtcaaagaGTCTCACCATTTTAATTCTCTTATTTTTCCGTCGACTCTTTTTTTATTGGGTAAGTTATCGGGGCCTAAGCCCAAAGAAAACAGACACACACAAAAAAGGCCAATGCTACACGGAGAGGAGGGTTTTTGTCAGACTGTATTATTAATTTAAGTAGTTGACCCtgaccaaaaaacaaaaagtagttGACAACCTGTTGGGTTGACCTAgctgatgaaaaaaaaaatggaaacaaAAACTTTTTTTGGACCTAAAAAATTTTTTACACTAACTTTTCTCAATATACATTATTGACTTGCTAGTTGCTACTTATAGGTCACGGCTGGGGGCAGGTTAAACCCAATAGATGCATGGATATTTTTGAACACTTGAATTCAGACCTAATAGCTTCACCATTAACTCCCCATAAATGCAggataaaaatacaaaatcaatttaaattgatGGAATACCAATTCACTCATTTGTTTAAATAACTATTGATGATTCAAATTCTATTGTGTATATGTGTCAACTTATTGACTAAAGATAGATCCTTAATTAAAATTTCGATTCGTAATGAATTAGTTCTTATTTTATTGAATTGAGAAATATTGTAAAAAaaacaaatacaataaaaaagGACAGAGGAGGggggaagagaaaaaaaaaaccaggaaattAATGCAGCTTAAGGTAAGTCAGGGTTGTGTTAGGTACAGCCGTATAGGGCTGTGACCGCAATCCATGGCACATTGTATTATTCTTAAGACTTTAGTCATTAGATACTGAGCCCATGGTCATTATATATGTTCTCATCAGTCAAAACATGTTACAATACATTGTTAGGCATAGCATTATTATTCAATAATCCTATGGTTACAGCCCCTACCCGCACAaccaaaccaaaaataaaaaaaataaagtattataGTAACTCATTTAAAAAGATACAATTAGTATAATGTTTTCTCCTTATTTTCCACAAGGAAGTTCTGAAGAAGAGgaactatatatattattgtcCTTCTCTAAGACTCAAGGATGTCATAAAGCCTATAATTAGAAGTTACGAATCAAATACAGTGTCTTTTGACGCACATTTTTTAACTATTACTCCAACCATGCATCGTAGTCAACTCTGATTGCTACATGGCTACATCGTTCTAATTCTAGCTTCCGGTAATtccaaaaggaaaattaaaaaagtGACTAACCTACTAATTAATGAGAACTTTTGCCATGATCATCGCTGATTACAGTTTTGGAGAACCACACATTGTTTAATTTGGAGTCTCAACTCTAAAACTAACACGGTAATATTACCATTTTGTAAAGTTAGAAAGTTATCCAAACTTTTTTTTAGCCAATGTGAAACtagctattatatatatatagtttggaTTTAGAAATTCTTCTAGTATAAAGATGTTTAAAGTAatcttttgtttgattttgacTCTTCTGATGTTTGTGGAAAATGAACAAAGATAATTAGACAAGATACAAAGAAAGCGGTTGTCTGAAGAGAAATAAAGCTAAtaatatttttctgattttttatttGGTTATTTATTCAACGGGATTGAGATGAGTCATTTTCTCCAAACTTGATCGGTGCGTGTAGGCATTAACAAATTCTAAGATTATAAAACCATGAACCACCAAATTACCGCCGAAGAACATGGACAAGAAAGACCAAATTCTAGAGGATAcatatagaaaataaataaacaattctGTTATTAATTGTACGTATACTCGTTataatagtcaccaaaaaaaaaaaaattcgttataataaatattattttaattttaatttttttaacaattaatacgttcttttattttgttaattaaaatataatttatatatataaattattaaaaacaatttttttatatgtgtataaaatatttaaaaatattatttatacatatttgaTTATAATTagttactatatatttatatataaatatgtataacttaatttatttttaatatatattttatcctaacaattaattttagtgtctatctaatataattataaaatatttgatgTATAAACAGTAGTATTATTATTGATACATAAATGCACTAATATTTCTTGGGTAGCCTGATCCAAATGATATCCAATTCCATAGTTACTACTATTTCCAAGCATAGTCCAACACCACAAGCAGGTGGAAATTTAGTATGACTATTACGATAGATACTAAAATGATGATTGAATTTATCTACTAACGTAATTGCAGCCTCGTCAGCAATTCATATATCCTATCTTCAACctataaatataagtatatatcTATACGACTATATTTATGTGAATCAATGAACGGAAGAACTTTAATTAGTAGATCTCGTAGTCAACGAACAAAATTGCTTTTAAGAAAATATAGTTATACATTTTTAGAAGAATAATTATACATatagaataatatatattaatatattaattatccTCTTAATTTATAAACAAGGAAAGTATTTAAATCATTCAATATTATTGTTGAATGGGTTGATCTATTACATTGTCAAacacttgtatatatatatatatatatatacttgcacTCTTCAGAAAATTAGCTAGTgagaaaaatacataattaatcttaattaactagtattaatattttaatttgcacACTAATTAAGGTTGGTGTATGTGGGACGTGGGAAGAAGAACTATATATAGCATCACGTTTCTGACATTGAGTCCCTTAATTATAAATTCTAGTCATATCCATGTCCCTCATATTATATTACCAAACAATAATATCTAAAGTGGATCTAACTAAAAGTGAAGCATCACCAAATTAATTAATGGGACGGCATATATAATTATCTCCAATCAAATCCTCAACCTCTAGATACATACATAAAAGACCATAATCCCTTTGATTGAGTCCAATCAAATAGAGACACTATGCATTAATTAAAACACCGTTGCTTaacatatatttattaaaagtaaaaaaaaaaaaaaaaaaaaaaaacacttctaCTACCTGCAGCATTCTAAAACAAGAGTAGTAGATATATGTGTATTGCCTTTACTTTTGAAGTTTTCAttagataattaaataataattgtttaattggatatgccatttgcttcggCCCCTAGCTCATTGGGTGAAAGTTTAAGTTCTGGCACCTAATTAGGGACTCCATCTATAAGTCTAGCaattagaattatatattatttttttctggtAGGTCCAATTATTTAGATAGTAATTTGATTACAAAGCAATAATTACACATATATAGTTGCCTTAGAGCACTACTTGCTGATAAACTTCACATCATATTCTTAAAAAGTGGgatgattattattattcgacCACTTTCTAGCTCTTGTTCCC contains:
- the LOC112772865 gene encoding photosystem II repair protein PSB27-H1, chloroplastic, whose translation is MASPTLITPTSTPKSSLPLTTNTTVKPKPSSTNSTSRRELFFSITAVSSSLLAAVPIMVAPSALAAEDEEYVKETEEVINKVRTTITMDKNDPNVAAAVAELRDTSNSWVAKYRREKALLGRASFRDMYSALNAVSGHYISFGPTAPIPAKRRARILEEVDTAEKALKRGR